One segment of Arcanobacterium phocae DNA contains the following:
- a CDS encoding MIP/aquaporin family protein: MNLLEIFVSEMIGTALLITLGVGVVATTLLTKSKGKGTGWLLINFGWGFAVMIGVYGAWKTGGHLNPAVTLGIAATGAEEFVPGVAITFATISAYIAGQMVGAMVGAALAWLAYKDHYNAHENQAEILGTFATAPEIRNYTSNIITEAIGTFVLLAWVIINGSTPTQIGPLAVALVIVSIGASLGGPTGYAINPARDLGPRIMHAILPIKGKGGSDWAYAWVPVVGPIIGAVLAGLLFGANTLNIAGL; encoded by the coding sequence ATGAATCTTCTCGAAATTTTTGTGTCCGAAATGATCGGTACAGCATTACTTATTACTCTTGGCGTTGGCGTTGTTGCCACAACATTGCTTACGAAGTCCAAAGGAAAAGGCACTGGTTGGTTGCTCATCAACTTTGGCTGGGGTTTTGCAGTCATGATTGGTGTCTATGGCGCCTGGAAAACCGGCGGACACCTTAACCCCGCAGTAACTCTTGGTATCGCAGCAACCGGAGCAGAGGAGTTCGTCCCTGGCGTTGCTATTACATTTGCTACCATTTCTGCCTACATTGCTGGCCAAATGGTTGGAGCTATGGTGGGTGCAGCGCTCGCTTGGTTGGCTTACAAGGACCATTACAATGCTCATGAAAACCAAGCAGAGATTCTTGGTACTTTTGCAACCGCTCCAGAGATTCGTAACTACACCTCAAATATTATTACTGAGGCAATTGGAACCTTCGTTCTACTAGCCTGGGTCATCATTAACGGTAGTACTCCTACACAGATTGGCCCGTTGGCGGTAGCCCTTGTTATCGTATCTATCGGTGCTTCCCTCGGTGGCCCGACTGGATACGCAATCAATCCTGCCCGCGACCTTGGCCCACGTATTATGCACGCAATTTTGCCAATCAAGGGCAAGGGTGGTTCGGATTGGGCATACGCATGGGTACCGGTGGTTGGTCCGATCATCGGCGCAGTTCTTGCTGGCCTGCTCTTCGGCGCTAATACACTCAACATTGCCGGACTATAA
- the lysS gene encoding lysine--tRNA ligase has translation MNENNTPTVADDTSDQIQVRKDKRLRLLAEGRDAYAAELPITSSILKVRESYAAAELDADGNVVEQPCEGVQVLAPGDETEDMVGLAGRVMFMRPSGKIAFTVLQDGAGNRLQVIFSLANVGKEAFDALKADVDLGDFIFVHGHVGTSKRGELSIFAHEWQMASKAIRPLPKTFTTADGVEMVLSEESRVRARHLDLITRQSARDMVRIRAKVMRSLRNTFESDDFIELETPILQVLHGGAAARPFTTHINAYDQDLYLRIATELYLKRAVVGGVDRVYEIGKNFRNEGADSSHSPEFTALEAYAAYGTYDSMAKLTQALVQNAAKDVFGSTTVTLADGTEYDLGGEWDSITLYESLSEAVGEEITVETPRERLVEIAEQHGIKVKDYAVAGKIAEDIWEELVGDKLWAPTFVRDFPEDTSPLTRNHRSKPGLTEKWDLYIRGVETATAYTELADPVIQRERLTQQSLDAANGDPEAMQLDEDFIEAMEQGFPPAGGMGMGIDRLLMALTGLGIRETITFPFVKPRSL, from the coding sequence ATGAACGAAAATAACACTCCAACTGTTGCTGACGATACCTCGGATCAGATTCAGGTTCGTAAAGATAAGCGTTTGCGCTTGCTGGCTGAAGGCCGTGACGCCTACGCAGCCGAGTTGCCTATTACGTCCTCGATCCTGAAAGTTCGGGAAAGCTACGCTGCTGCTGAACTTGATGCAGACGGCAACGTCGTCGAGCAGCCTTGTGAGGGTGTCCAGGTATTAGCGCCTGGCGATGAAACCGAGGACATGGTTGGTCTTGCCGGCCGTGTTATGTTTATGCGTCCATCGGGCAAGATTGCGTTCACTGTTTTGCAAGACGGTGCTGGTAATCGGCTTCAGGTTATTTTTTCGCTTGCTAACGTTGGCAAAGAAGCTTTCGATGCGTTGAAGGCCGACGTCGATCTCGGTGACTTTATTTTCGTTCACGGACACGTGGGAACCTCTAAGCGTGGTGAGCTCTCTATTTTCGCGCACGAATGGCAGATGGCGTCAAAGGCTATCCGTCCGTTGCCTAAGACTTTTACCACCGCCGACGGCGTAGAGATGGTACTCAGCGAAGAGTCGCGGGTGCGTGCTCGCCACTTGGATCTTATTACCCGCCAGAGTGCTCGCGATATGGTTCGTATCCGAGCCAAGGTTATGCGCTCATTGCGCAACACCTTCGAGTCGGATGACTTCATCGAACTAGAAACCCCGATTTTGCAGGTTTTGCACGGCGGAGCGGCAGCGCGTCCGTTCACCACGCATATCAACGCTTACGATCAAGATCTTTACCTGCGTATTGCAACTGAGCTGTACCTCAAGCGCGCAGTGGTTGGTGGTGTTGATCGCGTCTACGAAATCGGAAAGAACTTCCGTAATGAAGGTGCGGATTCTTCGCATTCCCCAGAGTTCACGGCACTTGAAGCCTATGCGGCTTATGGAACTTACGACTCCATGGCTAAGCTAACGCAAGCGTTGGTTCAGAACGCGGCTAAGGATGTGTTTGGCTCGACTACGGTGACCTTAGCTGACGGCACTGAATACGATTTGGGCGGTGAATGGGATTCCATCACGCTTTACGAATCGCTGTCAGAAGCGGTGGGTGAAGAAATCACGGTTGAAACCCCACGCGAACGCTTGGTTGAGATCGCTGAACAGCATGGCATCAAAGTCAAGGATTATGCTGTTGCTGGCAAGATTGCGGAAGACATTTGGGAAGAACTTGTTGGAGATAAGCTATGGGCACCAACATTCGTTCGTGACTTCCCAGAAGATACGTCACCGCTTACCCGTAACCATCGTTCGAAGCCGGGTTTGACGGAGAAGTGGGATCTTTACATTCGCGGTGTAGAAACTGCTACCGCATACACTGAGCTAGCCGATCCGGTGATCCAGCGTGAGCGTCTGACCCAGCAGTCGCTTGACGCTGCTAACGGTGATCCGGAAGCTATGCAGCTCGATGAGGACTTCATTGAAGCGATGGAGCAAGGCTTCCCACCGGCTGGCGGCATGGGTATGGGTATCGATCGTTTGCTGATGGCTTTGACCGGCCTTGGTATCCGCGAAACGATTACTTTCCCGTTTGTGAAACCGCGTAGTCTATGA
- the panD gene encoding aspartate 1-decarboxylase translates to MITGKIHRATVTGADLHYVGSVTIDADLLDAADILPGEAVDIVDVNNGNRLTTYTIPGERGKGEVILNGAAAHQVSLGDLVIIMCYSLLDDETARTIEPHVVFVDSENKPIDIGNEPGQVPSGTPGLQSSGVPFEQVR, encoded by the coding sequence ATGATTACTGGAAAGATCCATCGTGCAACGGTGACCGGCGCTGATTTGCATTACGTTGGATCGGTGACGATTGACGCTGATCTGCTAGACGCAGCTGATATTCTGCCCGGCGAAGCAGTAGATATTGTTGACGTTAACAACGGTAACCGGCTCACAACCTACACCATTCCAGGCGAGCGCGGCAAGGGAGAGGTTATCCTGAATGGAGCCGCTGCTCATCAAGTGTCTCTTGGGGATCTGGTGATTATCATGTGCTACTCGTTGCTTGACGACGAAACTGCGCGCACTATTGAACCACATGTAGTGTTTGTTGATAGTGAGAATAAGCCGATCGATATTGGTAACGAGCCAGGTCAAGTTCCATCGGGAACGCCTGGACTGCAATCTTCCGGTGTGCCGTTTGAACAGGTGCGGTAA
- a CDS encoding class C sortase, protein MRVYVGRIITVILVWIGTGLLLYPTIASWNYQYNQTNILGTLGETFEHVSPDKNEQISMARKYNDALESGFDVKANVNVPTSGGELDESQLGLWPYEDILKGTESGVMGRILVPVADVDIPIYHGTSEVTLLKGAGHLEGTSLPVGGKGTRSVITAHRGLADATMFTNLDRVEEGDTFTLNIFGEVMTYRVVDIQVVAPEDSQSIKAEPGHDLVTLVTCTPLGINSHRILVTGERVFPTPNKDVSKATEKSELPHFPWWAIVIGAVLIGGVGILIHSVIGIRREKHMITIENSSQTGELTTEESSSITGDKI, encoded by the coding sequence GTGCGAGTTTATGTAGGCAGAATAATTACCGTAATTCTTGTGTGGATAGGCACTGGCCTACTCCTCTACCCAACGATCGCATCCTGGAACTACCAGTACAATCAAACTAATATCTTAGGTACATTAGGTGAAACATTCGAACATGTTTCACCCGATAAAAATGAGCAGATTTCGATGGCAAGAAAATACAATGACGCCCTCGAATCAGGATTCGACGTTAAAGCGAACGTTAACGTTCCTACGTCTGGCGGAGAGCTCGATGAAAGTCAGCTCGGGCTATGGCCGTACGAAGACATTCTTAAAGGTACCGAATCAGGAGTTATGGGACGCATACTTGTCCCGGTAGCAGACGTTGATATACCGATCTATCATGGAACATCAGAGGTAACTCTTCTTAAAGGTGCAGGGCACCTCGAAGGGACGTCATTACCCGTTGGAGGAAAAGGAACTCGTTCCGTCATAACAGCCCACCGGGGACTCGCCGACGCTACCATGTTCACTAATCTTGACAGAGTTGAAGAAGGTGACACCTTCACACTCAACATCTTTGGTGAAGTTATGACATACAGGGTAGTTGATATCCAAGTAGTTGCGCCAGAAGATTCGCAATCGATCAAAGCCGAGCCAGGGCATGACCTCGTAACTCTTGTTACATGTACTCCTTTAGGAATCAACTCACATCGAATCCTTGTTACCGGAGAACGCGTATTCCCAACACCCAACAAAGACGTATCAAAGGCTACCGAAAAATCAGAGCTACCACATTTCCCGTGGTGGGCTATTGTTATTGGTGCTGTCTTGATTGGTGGAGTTGGCATCCTTATTCACTCTGTGATCGGAATCCGTCGCGAAAAACATATGATAACAATCGAAAATAGTAGCCAAACTGGTGAACTTACTACTGAAGAATCCTCAAGTATAACCGGAGACAAGATCTAG
- a CDS encoding SpaA isopeptide-forming pilin-related protein, with translation MKRSLSRRIGGKLVAGTAALTLSMAVLVSGGLAGFSDKAIAVNSATLNSKFQEKGLAPLLPTENGAGCVPSATNNCISGIPVWPQLIAPQSGKKLGAQCTGDNLNVLWVLGPAGQVQRVENGKTTATFDIPEGQYRWTHGGNPPQINNGVEGRFWFRQMSKSQADSQGGSYNGLGITADSVFVLESGPSPDSSSYSGKVLIHEFDFSSQTWSQLDRKNKVVNTWKSGKVAGSDFSFNFSPRGYGSSPYTGTTAPSVGNYSFKDAYANFLMGDARPDGTYIMAGYTAPIIQGEISIKLFARKPDGSIAYLGYAPYKVDSGKNNTSIAVKGDIQFDTEGNLQLFLSRKIGSKAYQPSVDPSMISAYTISVDELNDKLANPSAIWNPKVGTGQWQESSTGRIVHLNDNSDKGPSSAKQFSLNPLFERVLLPDLVTASTGAMDAASFASDGTVVVAFTATAFDNSGTGSGPQTVVLYQIDPKTGKVVKSPNTGVTSSQMGKPLPALFDSSQNQGTGSVLVDGGSPLSDIVDMAGCPTPKSSKHDIEVKKVDPKQNLDSEEDDVPLEGAKFKLYKDDGTLTEGKPAWNENSETKLYVDLDGNIVDLTNPDASDELTTKEDGIATWKGLETGNYWLVETQPPANYIGISEPILIEITDESEKVLKRTVNNSPSSLFQCKAGDIYSLTERGWLQKIEADGSVKSVGSRMGLNFVSQNGNYRVANSLGITKGGEKAYAIERQATYSRFSDKIYVWTYDAKAAQWQRSTYWDTRDSQTDGSGASIVAGAVDPITGHYAFGGFYEDGDFFIWDYDPDTKVITKKGKLATKNTETDVNGDMAFDSEGNLMITRGAADPSNTNNGLIVIYSITAENYKKANSNRAIPGSETLSFVTKDLRNVNGVTFDSTGKAFLSNAKQLASFDMPNWANKQLITNSLSNVSHQETYWYQDYYGWHKYNRTIAHGVSTDLASCSYPPTITVKKNLPNGRVVNSDQFKLTLKQGATSIAEMETSGDTNGIQEQQIGPFPTVGGAKLTIEESGIGNTKLNHYTTSFKCIADNSRDFFVEGEKLPADITIPVNAKSVTCTVTNTANLQGSLQFEKHGYYGPSVPDASTLTDDSLLGDSEWKLALKGANKSWNITDCQSAGCKPAAAGEPYDSDPAKGKFNITKLAKGDYILTETKAPAGFAVGTDGPFVFKIGPDSQNATLTNHSGKQLPKRNGVQIIFNAQRNAPGLPLSGGLGRDYFLIAGGAILAAGAVVVLLLGRKRSIVRDLG, from the coding sequence GTGAAACGTAGCTTGAGTCGCCGCATAGGCGGCAAACTGGTGGCTGGAACAGCTGCATTAACCTTGTCAATGGCGGTACTTGTGTCTGGTGGTCTGGCTGGGTTTTCAGATAAAGCCATTGCAGTGAACAGTGCTACGCTGAATTCAAAGTTCCAAGAAAAGGGTCTTGCACCGTTACTCCCTACGGAGAATGGGGCGGGGTGTGTTCCAAGCGCAACCAATAACTGTATTAGCGGGATCCCAGTCTGGCCACAGCTAATCGCCCCACAGTCCGGCAAAAAACTTGGTGCTCAGTGTACAGGTGACAACTTGAACGTCTTGTGGGTTTTGGGGCCTGCTGGCCAAGTGCAACGTGTTGAAAATGGAAAAACTACTGCAACATTCGATATTCCTGAAGGGCAATACCGGTGGACTCACGGAGGAAATCCACCTCAGATTAACAATGGAGTTGAAGGGCGTTTTTGGTTTAGGCAGATGTCTAAATCTCAAGCCGATTCTCAGGGCGGGAGCTATAATGGCTTGGGTATAACGGCTGATTCTGTGTTTGTATTGGAATCGGGACCAAGTCCTGATAGTAGTTCCTATAGTGGAAAAGTGCTCATTCATGAGTTTGATTTTTCAAGTCAAACGTGGTCGCAACTTGATCGGAAAAATAAGGTAGTTAACACTTGGAAGTCGGGAAAAGTTGCAGGGTCTGATTTTAGTTTTAATTTCTCTCCAAGGGGTTATGGTTCATCGCCTTACACTGGTACTACTGCTCCTTCCGTAGGTAACTATTCTTTTAAAGACGCATATGCAAATTTCCTCATGGGGGATGCGCGGCCGGATGGAACATACATTATGGCTGGGTATACTGCTCCAATTATACAGGGAGAGATTAGTATAAAGCTGTTTGCGCGCAAGCCTGATGGGTCAATCGCATATTTGGGGTATGCTCCGTATAAAGTTGATTCGGGTAAGAACAATACTAGTATTGCTGTGAAAGGTGATATTCAGTTTGATACTGAGGGTAATCTCCAGCTATTTTTGTCTAGGAAAATAGGGTCCAAAGCATATCAGCCATCTGTAGACCCCTCCATGATTAGTGCGTACACCATTAGCGTAGATGAGCTGAATGATAAATTGGCGAATCCGAGTGCTATATGGAATCCGAAAGTTGGAACAGGGCAGTGGCAAGAATCTAGTACCGGACGGATAGTTCACTTAAATGATAATAGTGATAAGGGTCCATCTTCTGCTAAGCAGTTCTCGTTAAACCCACTGTTTGAAAGAGTTTTGTTGCCAGACCTTGTCACGGCATCTACGGGAGCTATGGATGCAGCGAGCTTTGCTTCTGATGGGACTGTTGTTGTCGCTTTTACAGCAACAGCATTTGATAATTCTGGTACTGGTAGTGGCCCGCAAACAGTGGTGCTTTATCAGATAGATCCCAAAACTGGTAAAGTAGTGAAATCCCCGAATACTGGTGTTACATCTTCACAAATGGGAAAACCATTACCGGCACTTTTTGATTCGTCTCAGAATCAAGGAACGGGATCTGTTTTAGTTGATGGTGGTTCTCCACTTTCAGATATTGTAGATATGGCTGGGTGCCCTACGCCGAAATCAAGCAAACATGATATTGAAGTGAAGAAAGTTGATCCGAAGCAGAATCTTGATTCTGAAGAAGATGATGTGCCTCTTGAGGGTGCAAAGTTCAAGCTTTATAAAGATGATGGAACGCTTACTGAGGGTAAACCAGCTTGGAATGAAAATAGCGAAACTAAGTTGTATGTTGATTTAGATGGAAACATCGTTGATCTAACCAATCCAGATGCTTCTGATGAGTTGACAACTAAGGAAGACGGAATTGCAACCTGGAAAGGGTTGGAGACTGGTAACTATTGGCTCGTTGAAACTCAGCCACCGGCTAACTATATAGGAATTAGTGAACCGATTTTGATTGAAATTACGGATGAGTCAGAAAAGGTTCTTAAACGAACTGTAAATAATAGTCCGAGCAGTTTATTTCAGTGTAAAGCTGGCGATATCTACTCTTTGACCGAAAGAGGGTGGCTACAAAAGATTGAAGCAGATGGCTCGGTAAAGTCTGTAGGCTCTCGTATGGGACTAAATTTCGTGTCTCAAAACGGGAACTATAGGGTTGCTAATTCTCTTGGCATCACGAAGGGTGGTGAGAAGGCTTATGCAATCGAACGACAAGCTACCTATTCACGTTTCTCTGATAAAATTTATGTGTGGACATATGATGCAAAGGCTGCGCAATGGCAGCGTAGTACGTACTGGGACACTCGTGATAGTCAGACAGATGGATCCGGTGCATCAATTGTCGCTGGCGCAGTGGATCCAATAACCGGGCATTATGCCTTTGGTGGCTTTTATGAGGATGGTGACTTCTTTATCTGGGATTATGATCCAGATACGAAGGTGATCACTAAGAAAGGCAAGCTTGCCACAAAGAATACCGAGACTGACGTTAATGGTGATATGGCGTTTGATTCCGAAGGCAACTTGATGATTACGCGAGGGGCAGCTGATCCGAGCAATACTAATAATGGATTAATTGTTATTTACTCAATTACTGCAGAAAACTATAAAAAGGCAAATTCCAACAGAGCTATTCCAGGATCTGAAACGTTAAGTTTTGTAACTAAGGACTTGAGAAACGTGAACGGTGTTACCTTCGATAGTACCGGTAAAGCGTTCTTGAGTAATGCCAAACAGCTCGCCTCATTCGATATGCCGAATTGGGCGAATAAACAGTTGATTACTAACAGTCTGAGTAATGTCTCGCATCAAGAAACATATTGGTACCAAGACTACTATGGCTGGCACAAATATAATAGAACGATTGCACATGGTGTTAGTACTGATCTTGCATCGTGTTCTTATCCCCCTACTATTACTGTGAAGAAGAATCTGCCAAATGGGCGTGTTGTTAATTCTGATCAGTTTAAATTAACTCTTAAGCAGGGTGCAACATCTATTGCGGAAATGGAGACTAGTGGTGATACCAACGGTATTCAAGAGCAGCAAATAGGGCCGTTCCCAACTGTCGGTGGTGCTAAGCTGACTATCGAAGAATCTGGTATTGGTAACACAAAGCTTAATCACTACACAACTAGCTTTAAATGTATTGCCGACAACTCTCGCGATTTCTTTGTCGAAGGCGAAAAACTACCTGCTGATATAACAATCCCTGTGAATGCTAAATCAGTGACCTGTACGGTCACGAACACTGCTAATTTACAAGGCTCCTTGCAGTTTGAAAAGCACGGATATTATGGTCCATCGGTTCCGGACGCAAGCACATTGACTGATGATTCATTATTGGGTGACTCTGAGTGGAAGCTTGCTTTGAAGGGTGCTAACAAGAGCTGGAACATAACAGATTGTCAGAGCGCAGGATGTAAGCCCGCTGCCGCAGGCGAGCCGTATGACTCTGATCCTGCCAAAGGAAAATTTAATATTACTAAGCTTGCCAAGGGTGACTACATTTTGACGGAGACAAAAGCTCCGGCTGGTTTCGCCGTTGGTACGGACGGACCATTCGTATTTAAGATTGGGCCGGACAGTCAGAATGCCACGTTAACGAATCATTCGGGTAAACAACTGCCGAAGAGGAATGGTGTTCAGATCATATTCAATGCGCAACGCAATGCACCTGGTTTACCGCTTTCTGGCGGGCTTGGGCGCGATTACTTCCTGATTGCAGGTGGAGCCATTCTAGCCGCTGGGGCTGTTGTAGTTCTCCTATTAGGACGTAAGCGAAGCATAGTTAGGGATCTTGGCTAA
- a CDS encoding SpaH/EbpB family LPXTG-anchored major pilin — protein sequence MNTHKKSRKLGFLGAVLALSLSLLGMGTANADDAARPAVGNIDTNKTGSIIIHKYQAPNWTAEGHKNDGSALTAPEDAIPLKNVKFKIQKIEGLDLKKQADWKKLKGLKYENEKFVNDLGDVEGLSLSKSGDDVVTGDDGMVTHKGAVIGAYYVTETDSDNAVNSKDNTPVKVTKKVAPFIVTVPFPNPKAGENTKGWLYDVNVYPKNQVSKTTKVVSPQTPTVTVGSEVKWDVTAVIPETPESEPLKEYRFTDNLDEQLTYVPGTTTAPEVTLGDRPVESQNYTVNYVESTRTLTITFNNGYVKDTLSASDGKTLKISFYTKVVKVNGDKQIPNKGANIEFKNHNDVNWTKVPPETNPVAYFGNYTIKKVSEDGKTPLEKAGFKVYTALKPGTREVDTATVVKDDKDQEITFWSDDQGLVKIENLYYGSSEGDHKDYYVVETDTPAGFQDPTGFPDPDGNSTSGPTAKLPMKITISKDSGSADKVDKTVINIPFHEGDVPNLPLTGAQGKVLLTLAGLAVLAIAAGTAFKTRSRKN from the coding sequence GTGAATACACACAAGAAATCTCGGAAGCTTGGCTTCCTTGGTGCTGTGCTTGCACTGAGCCTGAGCCTTCTTGGCATGGGCACTGCAAACGCAGACGATGCCGCGAGGCCAGCCGTTGGTAATATTGATACCAACAAAACTGGTTCGATTATCATCCATAAGTATCAGGCTCCTAATTGGACTGCCGAGGGTCATAAGAACGATGGATCCGCGTTGACTGCTCCTGAAGATGCCATTCCGCTTAAGAATGTTAAGTTCAAGATTCAAAAGATCGAGGGTTTGGATCTGAAGAAGCAGGCTGACTGGAAGAAACTCAAGGGCCTAAAGTATGAGAACGAGAAGTTTGTAAACGATCTTGGTGACGTTGAGGGCCTTTCACTTTCCAAGTCAGGAGATGACGTCGTTACCGGTGACGACGGCATGGTCACCCATAAAGGAGCGGTAATCGGCGCATACTACGTGACAGAAACCGACTCTGACAACGCCGTAAATTCGAAAGACAATACACCGGTCAAGGTTACTAAGAAGGTAGCCCCATTCATCGTTACCGTTCCATTCCCAAACCCCAAGGCTGGCGAGAATACTAAGGGTTGGCTTTACGATGTGAACGTATATCCAAAGAACCAAGTTTCAAAGACCACAAAGGTTGTCAGCCCTCAAACACCAACTGTGACTGTTGGCTCTGAAGTCAAGTGGGATGTTACTGCGGTTATTCCAGAAACTCCTGAAAGCGAGCCTCTTAAAGAATACCGCTTTACCGATAACCTGGACGAGCAGCTGACGTACGTCCCCGGTACTACTACAGCACCGGAGGTGACACTCGGTGATCGACCTGTGGAATCTCAAAATTACACTGTTAATTATGTAGAAAGTACGCGTACTCTAACTATCACATTTAACAATGGATACGTTAAGGATACACTCTCCGCTTCAGACGGTAAGACCCTCAAGATCTCTTTCTACACTAAGGTTGTTAAAGTTAACGGTGATAAGCAAATTCCAAATAAGGGTGCGAACATCGAGTTCAAGAACCACAACGATGTAAATTGGACCAAGGTTCCGCCGGAGACCAACCCAGTTGCTTACTTCGGTAATTACACCATCAAAAAGGTTTCAGAAGATGGCAAAACTCCTCTAGAAAAAGCCGGATTTAAAGTTTACACCGCGCTAAAACCCGGAACAAGAGAAGTTGACACAGCTACAGTCGTAAAAGATGACAAGGATCAAGAAATCACATTCTGGTCTGACGATCAGGGGCTTGTGAAGATCGAAAACCTCTACTATGGTTCTTCGGAGGGAGATCACAAAGATTACTACGTCGTTGAGACTGATACTCCTGCAGGTTTCCAAGATCCTACAGGTTTCCCAGATCCTGATGGCAACTCCACGTCTGGTCCTACTGCTAAGCTGCCAATGAAAATTACTATTTCGAAGGATTCAGGTTCAGCTGATAAAGTAGACAAGACTGTTATCAACATTCCGTTCCACGAGGGTGACGTTCCAAACTTGCCACTCACCGGTGCCCAGGGCAAGGTTCTGCTGACCCTTGCGGGCCTCGCTGTTCTAGCAATTGCTGCTGGTACCGCATTCAAGACCCGTTCGCGTAAGAACTGA
- the glpK gene encoding glycerol kinase GlpK, giving the protein MTEKKYVIAIDQGTTSSRAIVFNHSGEIVSLGQKEHEQIFPKAGWVEHNPIEIRDNIREVIGQALSKADINRHEIAAVGITNQRETAVVWDKNTGEPIYNAIVWQDTRTDAIVRELAGDEGPDKYKDICGLPLATYFSGPKIKWILDNVEGAREKAEAGDLLFGNTDCWVLWNLTGGPNGGVHITDVTNASRTMLMDVRKLTWDESICNEMGIPMSMLPEIRSSSEVYGHGAKNSLLIDTPISGILGDQQAATFGQACFQKGMAKNTYGTGCFMLINTGHKAVTSENGLLTTVCYKIGDQEPVYALEGSIAVTGSLVQWLRDNLGIISTAPEIEELAETVEDNGGVYFVPAFSGLFAPYWKDDARGAIVGLTRFNNKGHLARAVLEATAFQTAEVLEAMNADSSADLTELRVDGGMTANNTLMQFQADLLGVDVVVPEVAETTALGAAYAAGIAVGFWNGEDDVIANWKEGKRFTPKMPKAERDRQMRLWKKAVTRTFDWVDEDAEKIDY; this is encoded by the coding sequence ATGACTGAGAAAAAGTACGTAATCGCAATCGATCAGGGAACCACATCGTCCCGCGCTATCGTCTTCAACCATTCCGGCGAGATCGTTTCTCTTGGCCAGAAAGAACACGAGCAAATTTTCCCAAAAGCTGGCTGGGTTGAGCACAATCCAATCGAGATTCGGGATAATATTCGTGAGGTTATTGGTCAGGCTCTGTCGAAGGCTGATATTAACCGCCACGAGATCGCGGCAGTAGGTATCACGAACCAGCGCGAAACTGCGGTGGTGTGGGATAAGAACACTGGCGAACCGATTTATAACGCAATCGTCTGGCAAGACACCCGTACCGACGCTATCGTCCGGGAACTCGCTGGCGACGAAGGCCCAGACAAGTACAAGGATATCTGTGGTCTTCCCCTAGCAACCTACTTCTCTGGGCCGAAGATTAAGTGGATTTTGGACAATGTCGAAGGCGCTCGGGAAAAGGCTGAAGCCGGCGATCTCCTGTTTGGCAACACCGACTGCTGGGTTTTGTGGAATCTTACCGGTGGACCAAACGGTGGCGTCCACATCACTGATGTCACTAACGCTTCCCGAACGATGCTTATGGATGTTCGCAAGCTAACGTGGGATGAAAGCATCTGTAACGAGATGGGCATTCCGATGTCGATGCTGCCAGAGATTCGTTCCTCCTCCGAAGTTTATGGTCATGGTGCAAAGAACTCCTTGCTGATTGACACCCCGATTTCCGGTATTTTGGGAGACCAGCAGGCTGCAACCTTCGGTCAGGCGTGTTTCCAGAAGGGCATGGCGAAGAACACCTACGGCACTGGTTGCTTCATGCTCATTAACACCGGCCATAAAGCTGTAACGTCAGAAAACGGCCTGCTCACCACCGTATGCTACAAGATTGGCGACCAAGAGCCGGTTTATGCACTTGAAGGTTCGATTGCAGTCACCGGATCTCTTGTTCAGTGGCTACGCGACAACCTCGGCATTATTTCAACCGCTCCCGAGATCGAGGAGCTAGCCGAGACAGTTGAAGATAACGGCGGAGTCTACTTCGTTCCAGCGTTCTCTGGCCTTTTCGCTCCATATTGGAAGGACGATGCTCGCGGCGCAATCGTTGGCTTAACACGCTTCAATAACAAGGGCCACTTGGCTCGCGCAGTTCTGGAAGCTACCGCATTCCAGACTGCTGAAGTTCTTGAGGCTATGAATGCTGACTCTTCGGCCGATCTTACTGAATTGCGCGTCGACGGCGGTATGACCGCGAACAACACGCTCATGCAGTTCCAGGCGGATCTGCTTGGAGTTGACGTTGTGGTACCAGAAGTCGCCGAAACAACTGCCCTCGGCGCAGCATATGCAGCCGGTATCGCAGTTGGTTTCTGGAACGGCGAAGATGACGTTATCGCTAACTGGAAGGAAGGCAAGCGGTTCACGCCGAAGATGCCTAAGGCAGAGCGCGATCGTCAGATGCGTCTGTGGAAGAAGGCCGTCACCCGCACGTTCGATTGGGTTGATGAAGATGCCGAAAAGATTGACTACTAA